Proteins encoded by one window of Mercenaria mercenaria strain notata chromosome 4, MADL_Memer_1, whole genome shotgun sequence:
- the LOC128556660 gene encoding uncharacterized protein LOC128556660, which translates to MTQWENYLKRIYFDPSHPASFSGPQKLYKVVKEEGKFNIGMHRIRKFLHDQESYSLHKPVRRQFQRNHVVSSGKDDLWMADLIDMVKFEKWNKGYKYILYVTDTFSKYVWLKPLKQKTGNDVTEAFKDIFTHSGRMPKRLITDKGQEFRSVQDLMKKYNVLYSPTQNETKASTSERAVLSIKSKIMRYLAYKDNYTYLPSLSEFSKSYNTTYHRTIGTTPASVKDVNQKKVRLATYFAQNPRKGKISAKLKPFKFKIGDYVRITYLRNSSTRAYDQTYSGEVFRVSKRYHRGFLAVYRLNDLQEEEIKGTFFESEMQKVNYDPSQSFKVDRIIKTRGKGQNKQYLVQWKYYPKKFNSWVKANDLQ; encoded by the exons ATGACTCAAtgggaaaactatttaaaaagGATTTATTTTGATCCGTCGCATCCTGCGAGTTTCAGTGGACCACAAAAATTGTACAAAGTGGTGAAAGAGGAAGGCAAATTTAACATTGGTATGCACAGGATAAGAAAGTTTCTTCATGACCAAGAGTCCTACAGTCTGCATAAACCTGTGAGAAGacagtttcaaagaaatcatGTGGTCAGTAGCGGAAAAGACGACCTTTGGATGGCAGACTTAATCGATATGGTCAAGTTTGAGAAATGGAACAAAGGATACAAATACATATTGTATGTTACCGATACATTCAGCAAGTACGTTTGGCTAAAACCTCTCAAACAGAAAACTGGAAATGATGTGACAGAGGCGTTTAAAGATATCTTCACACATTCAGGCCGTATGCCAAAGAGATTGATAACTGACAAAG GTCAGGAGTTCAGATCAGTACAAGATCTGATGAAAAAGTACAATGTCTTATACTCACCAACACAGAATGAGACTAAGGCGAGCACGAGTGAACGTGCAGTACTTAgcataaaatcaaaaataatgcGCTACCTAGCATACAAGGATAACTACACATATCTACCTAGTTTAtcagaattttcaaagtcataCAATACCACATACCATAGAACAATTGGAACAACACCGGCCAGTGTAAAAGACGTTAACCAGAAAAAAGTGAGATTAGCCACATATTTTGCACAAAATCCGAGGAAAGGCAAAATTAGCGCGAAACTAAAAccgtttaaatttaaaattggtgactaTGTAAGGATTACATATTTGAGAAATTCGTCTACCCGCGCATATGATCAAACGTACAGTGGAGAAGTGTTCCGAGTTTCAAAACGTTATCACAGAGGATTTTTGGCTGTGTACAGGCTGAATGATTTGCAAGAAGAAGAAATTAAAGGAACATTTTTTGAGAGTGAAATGCAGAAAGTGAACTATGATCCAAGTCAAAGCTTTAAAGTTGACAGAATTATAAAGACAAGAGGAAAAGGACAGAATAAGCAATATTTAGTACAATGGAAATATTACCCGAAGAAGTTCAATAGCTGGGTGAAAGCTAATGACCTACAGtga